One window from the genome of Scatophagus argus isolate fScaArg1 chromosome 13, fScaArg1.pri, whole genome shotgun sequence encodes:
- the ankrd12 gene encoding ankyrin repeat domain-containing protein 12 isoform X1, whose product MEPWWISRRGRSTARHFSFVQLAHFFTEIKEAPHCRHFPPARDVFYCARVQPTEVLSKEKLSPFTKTPKLDRSELLGKEGKAKSSMKRKLSFTTSPLRTEERDSDTDDSDPGQSSETWGERLVPPCRIYADKDGPDKKKVKKEAGGKKSQANLLFGYPLSERKQMALLMQMTANSPDSTPSHPSQTTPVQKKVPSSASSRQKDKVNKRNERGETPLHMAAIRGDAKQVKELISLGADVNVKDFAGWTPLHEACNLGYYDVAKVLIAAGAEVNTQGLDDDTPLHDASSSGHKDIVKLLLRHGGNAFQANKRGERPVDVADSQELEQLLKGEVPLSDQDDSSSESEDPPSVNPSSVDDNMEDSDTEKDSDGKPATKASSSVPGLDEYEFKDEEEEEDLSKALNDRHILRRELRQREKDDKDRNHVAGKTSGKGDSSSKSKKQKTSRVHCSSDTSSDEMESLPEKRNSPTCSQSSEAVKPDTKSKKDSAEQKDKGKVKRKSKSQNKNKENQEDGKENSKTLVRSLATVSESTEKGREEDSFKMSFSPKDDSSVHLFHLSSIKSPKLNHSLTDKQTPLKQENTKMCISITDSSCPVDGVKYNHYPDADFCTEGSSTKGCKHKEKSKHQQKDSSVDGDDGRSSPYKDGSIGNSIDSTEGALRKSDLDGKVVKKHKLKHKEKDKHRREYEAERSRHRQKEARKDGHRNLEFDREFWKENFFKSDETDESLPVKKEGEDNSSLQKTSDSSPVKDERNAKERHSSSKEKRPREEREKDKTVKKERKEAASKEEKVKESKLSERDERVDCHGSGRIPEETLLSNSMKEETEEKPISGITADQEQLEPSEKGSREKTDKRLPGKEKDSEKMEKRHPDKEKRVKTEHSDKPEPQNSVDRWKEKERTGAISSHSPGDKNYKENEKLKSLSTTKKHDDGRKNKDKLDKRSDRERQEREYSVGDHREKERANPDKKGKPLEKTTDHSKSDRSKEKECDRKKRDKTKDGTSNLKLLLEEKKSYLSESSKSLSTKSKEEVVRTPEKDRDRRDRDRDLDKHKDKDKDRHKDRSQQAKISKAKPNETDADKAKSKASPATRDNKPKEKRLVNDDLMQTSFERMLSLKDQEIEQWHRKHLEKIKQKERERLKQRPLADPAKAKPKDRTKTEPCLSKELTRSKSSEASDVHSRDKPLKDGTSPRAMSLDGKSLPSISAKVMSAVENCLTRSPRPESERCVLMSRSVSLVSVASSEDSCQATALTPRHPEYDSDMNMEASDSQPAFLQSSLVIHATRSPSVHDKDCNSLPDVPQSNRTLGSGRHESPYLRAILDEDANSSTEGKAVENLPKPNQPTEELKTRETSADTEESLASQQCTSSAADSVAEREGDTPGGLTPQMLSQDPESKSLTIPECSGNQTGPTEQKPISSSDPPVARDVQCLTENSQAESTNKDSDQSSVPTVCPSAEPSAPTSTKPLQQREPVSGIESLQQAESSTMHVSDHKDKPLESADRAEQESMETVSESFRTESVGSPVPSTSSHVPSSTSGESLPASSKTKSESECPLEDMDVDNQDYKSSKPSTDAAGSCLDAQMEKKDSIPQASSYSASPEHQAEDMTDIQQNSENSAAPVSITTESSSLEGSLSTECSSECKAESSSEPMEVTPADEKAESSSSGEEQSQSTIQSSAQTDSCCSGSSSSGSSTASGSSSPQSGDRDSDSLGAKVKVRSADDDVDVHVPHPRKRKMPKVSTSQSCSTSQQEKEKGQQSLAAIVDSVKLEEIQPYQTERANPYYEFLHIRKKIEEKRKVLCSVTPQPPQYYDEYVTFNGSYLLDGNPLSKLCIPTITPPPSLPEQLKEMFKQQEVVRMKLRLQHSIEREKLIVSNEQEVLRVHYRAARTLANQTLPFSACTVLLDAEVYNMPQDVQSDDGKTSVRDRFNARQFMSWLQDVDDKFDKLKTCLLMRQQHEAAALNAVQRLEWQLKLQELDPATYKSTSIFEIPEFYIPLVEVNDDFDLTPI is encoded by the exons CACCGCCAGACACTTCAGCTTTGTACAGCTGGCACATTTCTTCACTGAGATCAAAGAAGCAccacactgcagacattttccTCCTGCCAGAGATGTATTTTACTGCGCCAGAGTACAGCCCACTGAAGTACTG AGCAAAGAAAAGTTGTCCCCCTTCACCAAAACTCCGAAGCTGGACCGGAGTGAATTGCtggggaaggaagggaaagcCAAGTCTTCCATGAAGCGCAAGCTCTCCTTCACCACCAGTCCGCTCCGGACCGAGGAGCGAGACTCTGACACCG ATGACTCAGACCCAGGCCAGTCGAGTGAGACCTGGGGAGAGAGATTAGTGCCTCCCTGCAGGATATACGCAG ATAAAGATGGACCAGACaagaagaaggtgaagaaggAGGCTGGGGGCAAGAAGTCCCAGGCCAACCTGTTATTTGGGTATCCCCTGTCAGAGCGCAAACAGATGGCTCTCCTAATGCAGATGACTGCCAACAGTCCAG ACTCTACTCCCAGTCACCCCTCACAAACGACCCCTGTGCAGAAGAAAGTCCCCAGCAGCGCCTCGTCTAGACAGAAGGACAAAGTCAACAAGCGGAACGAGCGAGGGGAGACTCCCCTTCACATGGCTGCCATCAGGGGAGACGCTAAGCAAGTTAAAGAGCTCATTAGCCTGGGAGCTGATGTCAACGTCAAAGACTTTGCAG GCTGGACTCCCCTTCATGAAGCCTGTAATCTTGGCTACTACGACGTGGCCAAGGTCTTAATAGCAGCAGGTGCGGAGGTGAACACGCAGGGTTTGGATGACGACACGCCACTCCATGATGCTTCGAGCAGCGGGCACAAAGAT ATTGTGAAACTGCTGCTTCGACACGGTGGTAACGCCTTCCAGGCAAACAAGCGCGGCGAGCGCCCGGTGGATGTGGCGGACTCTCAGGAGCTGGAGCAGCTATTAAAGGGAGAGGTGCCTCTGTCGGACCAAGATGACAGTTCGTCAG AGTCTGAAGACCCACCGTCTGTTAATCCATCCAGTGTGGATGACAACATGGAGGACTCTGATACTGAAAAGGACTCGGATGGCAAACCGGCCACAAAAGCATCATCGTCCGTGCCAGGGCTGGATGAGTATGAGTTCAAGgacgaggaagaagaggaggatctCAGTAAAGCTCTGAACGACAGACATATCCTCAGGAGGGAACTACGGCAGCGGGAGAAGGACGACAAAGATAGGAAtcatgtggcaggaaagacgAGTGGCAAAGGGGATTCCTCCTCCAAGTCCAAAAAGCAGAAGACGTCTCGCGTCCACTGCAGCTCAGATACCTCCAGTGATGAAATGGAGAGCCTTCCAGAGAAAAGGAATTCCCCCACCTGCTCTCAAAGCTCAGAGGCCGTGAAGCCGGACACAAAGTCTAAAAAGGACAGTGCTGAGCAAAAGGACAAGGGCAAAGTCAAGAGGAAGAGCAAAAGCCAgaataaaaacaaggaaaaccaAGAGGATGGCAAAGAGAACAGCAAAACTTTGGTCCGTTCTCTCGCAACTGTGTCCGAGAGCACAGAAAAGGGTCGGGAGGAAGACTCCTTCAAGATGTCTTTCAGTCCTAAAGATGACTCGTCCGTCCACCTCTTTCATTTGTCCTCCATAAAGTCTCCAAAACTGAACCACAGCTTGACAGATAAGCAAACACcactgaaacaggaaaataCTAAGATGTGCATTTCCATCACTGACAGCTCATGTCCGGTGGACGGTGTCAAATACAACCACTACCCAGACGCAGACTTCTGCACTGAAGGCTCTAGCACCAAGGGGTGCAAGCACAAGGAAAAGAGCAAACATCAACAGAAAGACTCGAGTGTCGACGGGGATGACGGCCGTTCGAGTCCTTACAAAGACGGCAGCATAGGAAACAGCATAGACAGCACTGAAGGTGCCTTGCGGAAGAGCGACTTAGACGGCAAGGTGGTAAAGAAGCATAAACttaaacacaaagagaaggaCAAACACAGGAGGGAATACGAGGCAGAGCGGAGCCGCCACAGGCAGAAGGAGGCCAGGAAAGATGGCCACAGGAATTTGGAGTTTGACAGAGAGTTCTGGAAAGAAAATTTTTTCAAAAGTGATGAGACGGATGAATCTCTGCCAGTGAAGAAAGAAGGTGAAGACAATAGCTCGCTTCAGAAGACCTCTGATTCCTCTCCTGTCAAAGATGAGAGAAACGCAAAGGAGAGACACTCCAGCAGCAAGGAAAAGAGGCCGAGAGAGGAGCGCGAAAAAGACAAGACCGTGAAGAAAGAGCGCAAGGAGGCTGCTAGTAAAGAGGAGAAGGTAAAGGAATCAAAGCTGAGCGAGCGTGACGAGAGAGTGGACTGCCACGGCTCAGGGCGGATTCCTGAGGAGACACTGCTGAGCAACAGCAtgaaagaagagacagaagagaaaccCATAAGTGGGATCACAGCTGATCAAGAACAGCTGGAGCCTTCTGAAAAAGGCTCACGTGAGAAAACTGACAAGAGGCTTCCAGGAAAGGAGAAGGATTCagaaaaaatggagaaaaggcACCCTGACAAGGAAAAAAGGGTTAAAACGGAGCACTCTGACAAGCCCGAGCCGCAAAATTCAGTGGATCGctggaaggaaaaagagagaacagggGCGATTTCTTCCCACTCGCCTGGAGATAAAAACTATAAAGagaatgaaaagctgaaatctCTGTCCACCACAAAAAAGCATGATGAcggcagaaaaaacaaagataagTTAGACAAACGGTCTGACAgggagaggcaggagagagaaTATAGTGTCGGGgatcacagagaaaaggaaCGCGCAAACCCTGATAAGAAAGGCAAACCTCTGGAGAAGACCACAGATCATAGTAAATCTGATCGTTCAAAAGAGAAGGAGTGtgacaggaaaaagagagataaaacgAAAGATGGCACTTCTAATCTGAAGTTACTTttagaagagaagaagagctaTCTGTCTGAGAGCAGCAAGTCCTTATCTACAAAATCAAAGGAGGAAGTTGTGAGAACACCAGAGAAGGATCGCGACCGGAGAGACCGAGACAGAGACTTGGATAAACACAAGGACAAGGATAAGGACCGCCACAAAGACCGCTCCCAGCAGGCCAAAATCTCCAAGGCCAAACCCAACGAGACGGATGCAGACAAGGCCAAATCAAAAGCCTCGCCAGCAACCCGAGACAACAAGCCCAAAGAGAAAAGGCTTGTGAATGACGACTTGATGCAGACCAGCTTTGAGCGCATGCTCAGCCTGAAGGATCAGGAGATTGAACAATGGCATCGCAAACACCtggagaaaatcaaacaaaaagagCGAGAACGGCTTAAACAGCGTCCTCTGGCAGATCCAGCGAAGGCCAAACCTAAAGACAGAACGAAAACTGAACCGTGTTTGAGTAAAGAGCTCACACGCTCAAAAAGCTCTGAAGCCTCTGATGTCCACAGCAGAGATAAACCCCTGAAGGATGGCACCAGCCCCAGAGCAATGTCGCTTGATGGAAAGAGTCTGCCTTCCATCAGCGCAAAGGTCATGTCAGCTGTGGAAAACTGTCTGACCAGATCGCCCAGACCGGAGAGTGAACGCTGTGTTCTCATGTCCCGGTCCGTGTCCTTGGTTTCTGTCGCTAGCTCAGAGGATTCGTGTCAGGCGACGGCATTAACGCCCAGACACCCTGAGTATGACTCTGACATGAATATGGAAGCATCAGACTCTCAACCTGCCTTCCTCCAGTCTTCCCTTGTAATTCACGCCACCAGATCGCCGTCTGTTCACGACAAAGATTGCAACAGTCTTCCAGATGTGCCGCAAAGTAATCGCACGCTGGGGTCCGGCAGACACGAGTCGCCGTACCTCAGGGCTATTCTGGACGAGGATGCCAACTCATCGACTGAAGGTAAAGCTGTCGAAAATCTGCCAAAGCCCAACCAGCCTACGGAAGAGCTGAAAACGAGAGAGACCTCGGCAGATACGGAGGAGAGCCTCGCCAGTCAACAGTGCACGAGTTCAGCGGCTGATTCAGTAGCAGAGCGAGAAGGGGACACTCCTGGTGGTTTGACACCTCAGATGTTAAGTCAAGATCCTGAGAGTAAAAGCCTGACAATACCAGAGTGTAGCGGCAATCAGACTGGGCCAACGGAGCAGAAACCAATTTCCTCCTCTGATCCTCCTGTTGCGAGGGATGTCCAGTGTTTGACAGAGAATTCACAGGCAGAAAGTACTAACAAGGATTCTGATCAGTCATCAGTACCTACAGTTTGTCCATCTGCAGAGCCGTCAGCACCCACAAGCACAAAACCCCTCCAGCAAAGGGAACCTGTTTCTGGTATAGAGAGCTTGCAGCAGGCAGAATCGAGCACCATGCATGTATCTGACCATAAAGACAAACCTCTGGAGAGTGCTGATAGAGCTGAACAAGAGAGCATGGAAACTGTCTCAGAAAGCTTCAGAACAGAGAGTGTTGGAAGTCCTGTACCGTCCACCAGTTCGCACGTTCCCAGTTCCACTTCAGGGGAGTCCTTGCCAGCCTCCAGCAAAACGAAGTCAGAGTCCGAATGTCCTCTAGAGGATATGGATGTAGATAACCAAGACTACAAGAGTTCAAAACCTTCCACTGACGCTGCAGGTTCGTGCCTTGACGCTCAGATGGAGAAAAAGGACAGTATACCCCAAGCATCGTCCTATAGCGCGAGCCCCGAACACCAGGCTGAAGATATGACTGACATCCAGCAGAACTCGGAGAACAGCGCTGCTCCTGTTTCTATTACAACAGAGAGTTCCTCGCTCGAAGGCAGCCTGAGTACTGAGTGCTCCTCTGAATGCAAAGCGGAGTCCAGCTCAGAGCCGATGGAGGTGACCCCTGCCGATGAGAAAGCAGAGTCCTCTTCATCTGGAGAGGAGCAGAGTCAAAGCACCATCCAGTCATCAGCTCAGACCGACTCCTgctgcagtggcagcagcagcagcggcagcagcactGCCTCGGGAAGCTCCTCTCCACAATCTGGAGATCGGGATTCTGATTCTCTGGGGGCCAAGGTGAAGGTTCGATCTGCAGACGACGACGTGGACGTCCACGTGCCCCATCCACGCAAGAGAAAGATGCCCAAAGTGTCGACTTCCCAGTCGTGCTCGACGAGTCaacaggagaaggagaagggcCAGCAGTCTCTTGCAGCGATCGTGGACTCTGTAAAGCTGGAGGAGATTCAGCCCTACCAGACTGAGAGGGCCAACCCTTACTACGAGTTCCTGCACATCCGGAAGAAGATCGAGGAGAAGCGCAAAGTGTTGTGCAGCGTCACCCCCCAACCACCACAGTATTACGATGAATATGTAACCTTCAACGGATCCTACCTCTTAGATGGGAACCCCCTCAGCAAGCTCTGTATACCAACC ATAACTCCGCCTCCATCGTTACCCGAGCAGCTGAAAGAGATGTTCAAACAGCAAGAGGTCGTCCGCATGAAACTACGACTACAACACAGCATTGAAAGG GAAAAGCTGATTGTTTCAAACGAACAAGAAGTCTTACGAGTCCACTACCGGGCAGCAAGAACACTGGCCAATCAGACTCTGCCTTTCAGTGCCTGTACGGTTTTACTGGATGCTGAAGTGTACAACATGCCTCAAGACGTCCAG AGTGATGACGGCAAAACGTCAGTGAGGGACAGATTCAACGCCAGGCAGTTCATGTCCTGGTTACAAGACGTCGATGACAAGTTTGATAAACTGAAG ACGTGTCTTCTGATGAGGCAGCAGCACGAGGCGGCGGCCCTGAACGCCGTGCAGCGTCTGGAGTGGCAGCTCAAACTGCAGGAGCTGGACCCGGCCACCTACAAGTCCACCAGTATCTTCGAGATCCCCGAGTTCTACATCCCGCTGGTGGAGGTCAACGACGACTTCGACCTCACGCCGATATGA